A genomic window from Nocardioides jiangxiensis includes:
- the infA gene encoding translation initiation factor IF-1 has product MTLHPTAHGIEAEGRVVDCLRAATFRVELDNGHTVLAHISGKIRKNYIKIVLEDRVLVELSPYDLTRGRIVFRYRN; this is encoded by the coding sequence ATGACCCTGCATCCCACCGCGCACGGCATCGAGGCCGAGGGACGCGTCGTCGACTGCCTGCGTGCAGCTACCTTCCGCGTCGAACTCGACAACGGCCACACCGTGCTCGCCCACATCAGCGGCAAGATCCGCAAGAACTACATCAAGATCGTGCTCGAGGACCGCGTGCTCGTCGAGCTCAGCCCCTACGACCTGACCCGCGGCCGGATCGTCTTCCGGTACCGCAACTAG
- a CDS encoding YciI family protein, which yields MDGMPAWSERFVLLYFSGPDGRTRVPAVFPAHHAYTEGFRADRPGELLMTGPFAEPVEGAPGAMNVFTSRSAAEEFAAADPFVTEGVVERWQVRTWLTA from the coding sequence ATGGACGGCATGCCCGCCTGGTCGGAGCGCTTCGTCCTGCTCTACTTCTCCGGTCCCGACGGCCGCACGCGTGTGCCCGCGGTCTTCCCTGCCCACCACGCCTACACCGAGGGTTTCCGGGCCGACCGGCCGGGCGAGCTGCTGATGACCGGCCCGTTCGCCGAGCCGGTGGAGGGCGCCCCGGGCGCCATGAACGTCTTCACCAGCCGGAGCGCCGCGGAGGAGTTCGCGGCCGCCGACCCGTTCGTGACCGAGGGTGTCGTGGAGCGCTGGCAGGTCCGCACCTGGCTCACGGCGTGA
- a CDS encoding BMP family lipoprotein translates to MRSIGKIAAVGLVASLALTGCGKKHDDTSASGSKDVCKGFTDSSPVKLAIAFDVGGRGDHSFNDAAYAGAEKAVSDLGASCIDAQATVGETDAQRADRLKQLADKGANAIVGVGYLYSNAVNEVAQQYPKVNFLVVDGFDPDKNANANVAYDAFAPQESSYLAGVAAALKTKTKNVGVIGAVPGAVIDPFMAGYKAGVHAVDPSIKVQSKYIVQSGDKGFNDPTDAKQIAQQMLDGGADVIFHAAGLSGAGLFEAVAAAGDGKWAIGVDGDQYGSATKEEQPHILTSALKRVDTGVYDFAASVKDGKPQTSYVAYNLKNDGVGLSYSGGFIDDIKSKIDAYATKIENGQIKVPTDPKTVK, encoded by the coding sequence TTGCGAAGCATCGGCAAGATCGCTGCGGTGGGCCTCGTTGCGTCCCTCGCGCTGACCGGTTGTGGGAAGAAGCACGACGACACCTCGGCGTCGGGCTCCAAGGACGTCTGCAAGGGCTTCACCGACAGCAGCCCGGTCAAGCTGGCCATCGCGTTCGACGTCGGCGGCCGTGGTGACCACTCGTTCAACGACGCGGCGTACGCCGGTGCGGAGAAGGCCGTGAGCGACCTCGGCGCGAGCTGCATCGACGCCCAGGCGACGGTGGGCGAGACCGACGCGCAGCGTGCGGACCGCCTCAAGCAGCTCGCGGACAAGGGCGCCAACGCCATCGTCGGCGTCGGCTACCTCTACTCCAACGCGGTCAACGAGGTCGCGCAGCAGTACCCCAAGGTCAACTTCCTCGTCGTCGACGGCTTCGACCCCGACAAGAACGCCAACGCCAACGTCGCCTACGACGCGTTCGCGCCGCAGGAGTCGTCGTACCTCGCCGGTGTGGCGGCCGCCCTCAAGACGAAGACGAAGAACGTCGGCGTCATCGGCGCGGTCCCGGGCGCGGTCATCGACCCGTTCATGGCCGGCTACAAGGCCGGTGTCCACGCGGTCGACCCGTCGATCAAGGTCCAGTCGAAGTACATCGTCCAGAGCGGTGACAAGGGCTTCAACGACCCGACCGACGCCAAGCAGATCGCCCAGCAGATGCTGGACGGCGGTGCGGATGTCATCTTCCACGCCGCCGGCCTCTCCGGGGCGGGCCTCTTCGAGGCCGTGGCCGCCGCCGGCGACGGGAAGTGGGCCATCGGCGTCGACGGCGACCAGTACGGCTCGGCGACCAAGGAGGAGCAGCCGCACATCCTGACGTCGGCGCTCAAGCGCGTCGACACCGGTGTCTACGACTTCGCCGCGTCGGTCAAGGACGGCAAGCCGCAGACCAGCTACGTCGCCTACAACCTCAAGAACGACGGCGTCGGCCTCTCCTACAGCGGTGGCTTCATCGACGACATCAAGTCGAAGATCGACGCGTACGCCACCAAGATCGAGAACGGTCAGATCAAGGTCCCGACCGACCCGAAGACGGTCAAGTGA
- the meaB gene encoding methylmalonyl Co-A mutase-associated GTPase MeaB gives MNDTDLVQQLVDGVLAGNRAQMSRAITMVESRKPAHRVLARELLARLTPHAGKAIRVGISGVPGVGKSTTIEALGTHLTAQGHKVAVLAVDPSSVRTGGSVLGDKTRMMRLSVDPNAYIRPSPSEGTLGGVARTTAQAMTIVEAAGYDVVLVETVGVGQSEVTVAGMVDTFLFLTIARTGDQLQGIKKGILEIADVIGVNKADDGEQEIAAKAAARELSGALRLVRGTDGAPPVVTYSGLHDKGLDVVWGEIEKHQAKLGPEGLAAKRADQQLEFTWALVRDELEQRLRHNEHVKAERDEIARLVKAGEINAPEAADRILTAYDKG, from the coding sequence GTGAACGACACGGACCTGGTGCAGCAGCTCGTCGACGGCGTCCTCGCCGGCAACCGCGCACAGATGAGCCGCGCGATCACGATGGTCGAGTCGCGCAAGCCGGCCCACCGGGTGCTCGCCCGTGAGCTGCTGGCCCGGCTCACGCCCCACGCCGGCAAGGCGATCCGCGTCGGCATCTCCGGGGTGCCCGGTGTGGGCAAGTCGACGACGATCGAGGCGCTGGGCACCCACCTGACGGCGCAGGGCCACAAGGTCGCGGTCCTGGCCGTCGACCCGTCGAGTGTCCGCACCGGTGGCTCGGTCCTCGGCGACAAGACGCGCATGATGCGGCTGTCGGTCGACCCCAATGCCTACATCCGGCCCAGCCCCAGCGAGGGAACGCTCGGTGGCGTCGCCCGCACGACGGCCCAGGCCATGACGATCGTCGAGGCCGCCGGCTACGACGTGGTGCTCGTCGAGACCGTCGGGGTGGGCCAGTCCGAGGTCACGGTGGCCGGCATGGTCGACACCTTCCTCTTCCTCACCATCGCCCGCACCGGCGACCAGCTGCAGGGCATCAAGAAGGGCATCCTCGAGATCGCCGACGTCATCGGCGTCAACAAGGCCGACGACGGCGAGCAGGAGATCGCCGCCAAGGCCGCCGCCCGCGAGCTCAGCGGTGCGCTGCGGCTGGTCCGCGGCACCGACGGCGCCCCGCCCGTCGTGACCTACTCGGGCCTCCACGACAAGGGACTCGACGTCGTCTGGGGCGAGATCGAGAAGCATCAGGCGAAGCTCGGCCCCGAGGGGCTGGCCGCCAAGCGCGCCGACCAGCAGCTCGAGTTCACCTGGGCCCTGGTGCGTGACGAGCTCGAGCAGCGGCTGCGCCACAACGAGCACGTGAAGGCGGAGCGCGACGAGATCGCGCGTCTGGTGAAGGCCGGAGAGATCAACGCGCCGGAGGCCGCCGACCGCATCCTCACGGCCTACGACAAGGGCTGA
- a CDS encoding cupin domain-containing protein, whose protein sequence is MVEPFARQPGEGRRFVAPTGDGLVVMAGEAETGGAMSITEILVAPLNGPRLHRHHREDELWFVVDGEFRFKAGDRILRASTGGLAYGPRGIAHCFQNVGAEPGRLLAITAPSGLDRFFEDWQARGADPRDPAAWNEVGAPYGLEFVGPPLQVSDPLVGPAL, encoded by the coding sequence ATGGTGGAGCCGTTCGCGCGCCAGCCGGGAGAGGGGCGCAGGTTCGTGGCGCCGACCGGCGACGGCCTGGTGGTCATGGCCGGAGAGGCCGAGACCGGGGGAGCGATGAGCATCACCGAGATCCTGGTGGCGCCGCTCAACGGGCCCCGCCTGCACCGTCACCACCGCGAGGACGAGCTGTGGTTCGTCGTGGACGGGGAGTTCCGGTTCAAGGCGGGGGACCGGATCCTCCGCGCCTCGACCGGCGGTCTGGCCTACGGCCCTCGGGGCATTGCGCACTGCTTCCAGAACGTGGGTGCCGAGCCCGGTCGGCTGCTCGCGATCACTGCGCCGTCCGGGCTCGACCGCTTCTTCGAGGACTGGCAGGCGCGGGGTGCAGATCCCCGTGACCCGGCTGCGTGGAACGAGGTGGGAGCGCCGTACGGGCTGGAGTTCGTGGGGCCGCCGCTGCAGGTCTCGGATCCGCTTGTCGGCCCGGCCCTCTAG
- a CDS encoding methylmalonyl-CoA mutase family protein: MTGPIEDRLALASEQDQHSAADWEKITAAVLRKSGRLTDEDADAAVWTKLARTTLDGISVAPIGTPADLEGLVTAGRPTREGAWDIRSLVADPEAKAANEAALADLNGGVTSLWIAADDSTDLAATLAGVDLAIAPIVLDAPTATLRAAQAFAALAEGQDLHADTNLGADPLGAFARGLADASDPAPAVAVAEIARGLGVRGIVVDATVAHDLGASDAQELGYGLGVGVAYLRALTAAGFSVEEAAGQIEFRLAATDEQFPTIAKFRAARRLWARVLELSGAAEEARTMRIHGVTSRPMFSKYDPYVNMLRGTVAAFAAGVGGAEAVTVLPFDSANGRPDAFGRRIARNTSHLLIDESHVAKVADPAGGSYAVEKLTDALAVAGWEELGRFETDGLAGLSERVAIVIEKREQQIATRRRPLTGVSEFPNLTEELPQRAADPLNERVRRYGASFEALRDEPATSPVFLATLGPVAQHTARATFISNLFAAGGIAVEAAGATASADDLVKAYQGQKVVALAGTDKAYAEWGAAAIEALRGAGAAYVILAGKPGDLAVDDSAAMGLDALAFLNRTREALA, encoded by the coding sequence ATGACTGGCCCCATTGAGGACCGTCTTGCGCTTGCGTCCGAGCAGGACCAGCACTCTGCAGCTGATTGGGAGAAGATCACTGCTGCCGTGCTGCGCAAGTCGGGTCGACTGACCGACGAAGACGCTGACGCCGCTGTCTGGACGAAGCTGGCGCGCACCACCCTCGACGGCATCTCCGTCGCCCCGATCGGCACGCCTGCCGACCTCGAGGGCCTCGTGACCGCCGGTCGTCCCACGCGCGAGGGCGCATGGGACATCCGGTCGCTCGTCGCCGACCCGGAGGCCAAGGCTGCCAACGAGGCGGCCCTCGCCGACCTCAACGGTGGCGTGACCTCGCTGTGGATCGCGGCCGACGACTCGACCGACCTCGCGGCCACCCTCGCGGGCGTCGACCTGGCGATCGCTCCGATCGTCCTCGACGCGCCCACCGCGACGCTCCGGGCCGCGCAGGCCTTCGCGGCCCTGGCCGAGGGCCAGGACCTCCACGCCGACACCAACCTCGGTGCCGACCCGCTGGGCGCGTTCGCCCGCGGCCTCGCTGACGCCTCCGACCCGGCTCCCGCGGTCGCCGTCGCCGAGATCGCCCGCGGCCTCGGCGTACGCGGCATCGTCGTCGACGCCACGGTCGCCCACGACCTGGGTGCCTCCGACGCGCAGGAGCTCGGCTACGGCCTGGGCGTCGGCGTCGCCTACCTCCGTGCGCTGACCGCCGCCGGCTTCTCCGTCGAGGAGGCTGCCGGCCAGATCGAGTTCCGCCTCGCCGCCACCGACGAGCAGTTCCCGACGATCGCGAAGTTCCGTGCCGCGCGTCGCCTCTGGGCGCGTGTGCTGGAGCTCTCCGGTGCCGCCGAGGAGGCCCGCACCATGCGGATCCACGGCGTCACGTCGCGCCCGATGTTCTCCAAGTACGACCCCTACGTGAACATGCTGCGTGGCACCGTCGCGGCGTTCGCAGCGGGTGTCGGCGGCGCCGAGGCGGTCACGGTGCTGCCGTTCGACTCGGCCAACGGCCGCCCCGACGCGTTCGGCCGCCGCATCGCGCGCAACACCTCGCACCTCCTCATCGACGAGTCGCACGTCGCCAAGGTCGCCGACCCGGCCGGCGGCTCGTACGCCGTCGAGAAGCTGACCGACGCCCTCGCCGTCGCGGGCTGGGAGGAGCTCGGCCGCTTCGAGACCGACGGCCTCGCCGGCCTCTCGGAGCGCGTGGCCATCGTCATCGAGAAGCGCGAGCAGCAGATCGCCACGCGCCGCCGCCCGCTCACCGGTGTCAGCGAGTTCCCGAACCTGACCGAGGAGCTCCCGCAGCGCGCCGCCGACCCGCTCAACGAGCGGGTCCGCCGCTACGGCGCGTCGTTCGAGGCGCTGCGTGACGAGCCGGCCACCAGCCCGGTCTTCCTGGCCACGCTCGGCCCGGTCGCCCAGCACACGGCGCGTGCGACGTTCATCTCCAACCTGTTCGCCGCCGGCGGCATCGCCGTCGAGGCCGCGGGTGCCACCGCGTCGGCCGATGACCTGGTCAAGGCCTACCAGGGCCAGAAGGTCGTCGCGCTCGCCGGCACCGACAAGGCGTACGCCGAGTGGGGCGCCGCCGCCATCGAGGCGCTGCGCGGCGCCGGTGCGGCGTACGTGATCCTCGCGGGCAAGCCGGGCGACCTCGCCGTCGACGACTCCGCTGCGATGGGCCTCGACGCCCTCGCGTTCCTCAACCGCACGCGGGAGGCACTCGCATGA
- a CDS encoding limonene-1,2-epoxide hydrolase family protein, with the protein MPHNENIHVVKELFAALTDGDVASANALLTDDVAWLNTGLPTVRGKGVRRILAALPKARMRFSATDYDFTDLGGGTVRFDRKDTLAWGPLSSTFFVSGTFGVRDGKVARWDDRYRMGEVLGGFLRR; encoded by the coding sequence ATGCCCCACAACGAGAACATCCACGTCGTCAAGGAGCTCTTCGCCGCGCTCACCGACGGTGACGTGGCCTCCGCCAACGCGCTGCTCACCGACGACGTCGCCTGGCTCAACACCGGCCTGCCGACCGTCCGCGGCAAGGGCGTACGCCGCATCCTCGCCGCCCTGCCGAAGGCGCGCATGCGCTTCAGCGCCACCGACTACGACTTCACCGACCTAGGCGGCGGCACCGTGCGGTTCGACCGCAAGGACACGCTCGCGTGGGGCCCGCTGAGCTCGACGTTCTTCGTGAGCGGCACGTTCGGCGTCCGCGACGGCAAGGTCGCCCGGTGGGACGACCGCTACCGGATGGGCGAGGTGCTCGGCGGCTTCCTGCGCCGCTGA
- the scpA gene encoding methylmalonyl-CoA mutase, translating to MSIPSSFSGLPLGGGAPAPGPATGGEAWQSPEGIPVLPVYGPEHLEGLDALDTWPGLSPFLRGPYPTMYTTQPWTIRQYAGFSTAEESNAFYRRNLAAGQKGLSVAFDLATHRGYDSDHPRVRGDVGMAGVAIDSIYDTRVLFEGIPLDQMSVSMTMNGAVLPVLALYIVAAEEQGVTPEQLSGTIQNDILKEFMVRNTYIYPPAGSMRIISDIFAFTSQKMPRFNSISISGYHMQEAGATNDLELAYTLADGVEYIRAGLAAGMDIDSFAPRLSFFWAIGMNFYMEIAKMRAARALWSRLVREFDPKNPKSLSLRTHSQTSGWSLTAQDVFNNVGRTAIEAMASTQGHTQSLHTNALDEAIALPTDFSARIARNTQLLLQQESGTTEIIDPWAGSYYVEKLTHDIAERAWKHIQEAEAAGGMAKAIEQGIPKMRIEEAAARTQARIDSGQQKVIGVNTFRLPQEDALEVLKVDNAAVYASQVAKLERLRAERNQEDVDRALAALTAAAENGTSTNMETNLLALAVNAARAKATVGEISDAVEKVYGRHQAVIRTISGVYKNEVGNDSAAAKVLEATAKFEEDEGRRPRILVAKMGQDGHDRGQKVVVSAFADLGFNVDVGPLFSTPEEVAQQAVDADVHIVGVSSLAAGHLTLLPALKQALKDQGREDIMVVIGGVIPPDDVPTLKEMGAAAVFLPGTVIAESALDILGQLSEQLGH from the coding sequence ATGAGCATTCCTTCGTCCTTCTCCGGCCTGCCGCTCGGCGGCGGCGCTCCGGCCCCCGGCCCCGCGACCGGTGGCGAGGCGTGGCAGAGCCCCGAGGGCATCCCGGTGCTCCCGGTCTACGGCCCGGAGCACCTCGAGGGCCTCGACGCACTCGACACCTGGCCCGGCCTGAGCCCGTTCCTGCGGGGCCCGTACCCGACGATGTACACGACCCAGCCGTGGACCATCCGTCAGTACGCCGGCTTCTCGACCGCCGAGGAGTCCAACGCGTTCTACCGCCGCAACCTGGCTGCCGGGCAGAAGGGCCTCTCGGTCGCCTTCGACCTCGCCACGCACCGCGGCTACGACTCCGACCACCCGCGCGTGCGCGGCGACGTCGGCATGGCCGGTGTCGCGATCGACTCGATCTACGACACCCGCGTGCTCTTCGAGGGCATCCCGCTCGACCAGATGTCGGTCTCCATGACGATGAACGGCGCCGTCCTCCCGGTGCTGGCGCTCTACATCGTCGCCGCGGAGGAGCAGGGCGTCACGCCCGAGCAGCTCTCCGGCACGATCCAGAACGACATCCTCAAGGAGTTCATGGTCCGCAACACCTACATCTACCCGCCCGCCGGGTCGATGCGGATCATCTCCGACATCTTCGCGTTCACCTCGCAGAAGATGCCGCGCTTCAACTCGATCTCGATCTCCGGCTACCACATGCAGGAGGCCGGGGCGACGAACGACCTGGAGCTCGCGTACACGCTGGCCGACGGCGTCGAGTACATCCGTGCGGGCCTCGCGGCCGGCATGGACATCGACTCCTTCGCCCCGCGCCTGTCGTTCTTCTGGGCGATCGGCATGAACTTCTACATGGAGATCGCCAAGATGCGCGCCGCCCGCGCCCTCTGGAGCCGTCTCGTCCGGGAGTTCGACCCGAAGAACCCGAAGTCGCTGTCGCTGCGTACCCACTCGCAGACCTCCGGCTGGTCGCTCACGGCGCAGGACGTCTTCAACAACGTCGGCCGTACGGCGATCGAGGCGATGGCGTCGACGCAGGGCCACACGCAGTCGCTGCACACCAACGCCCTCGACGAGGCGATCGCGCTGCCGACCGACTTCTCGGCCCGCATCGCCCGCAACACCCAGCTGCTGCTGCAGCAGGAGTCGGGCACCACGGAGATCATCGACCCGTGGGCCGGCTCGTACTACGTCGAGAAGCTCACGCACGACATCGCCGAGCGCGCCTGGAAGCACATCCAGGAGGCCGAGGCGGCCGGCGGCATGGCGAAGGCCATCGAGCAGGGCATCCCGAAGATGCGCATCGAGGAGGCGGCCGCCCGCACCCAGGCGCGCATCGACTCCGGCCAGCAGAAGGTCATCGGTGTCAACACGTTCCGCCTGCCGCAGGAGGACGCGCTCGAGGTCCTGAAGGTCGACAACGCCGCGGTCTACGCGTCGCAGGTGGCCAAGCTCGAGCGCCTGCGCGCCGAGCGCAACCAGGAGGACGTGGACCGCGCGCTCGCCGCCCTGACCGCGGCCGCCGAGAACGGCACCTCGACGAACATGGAGACCAACCTCCTCGCGCTCGCGGTCAACGCGGCCCGGGCGAAGGCCACGGTGGGCGAGATCTCGGATGCGGTGGAGAAGGTCTACGGCCGTCACCAGGCCGTGATCCGTACCATCTCCGGCGTGTACAAGAACGAGGTCGGCAACGACTCCGCCGCCGCCAAGGTCCTCGAGGCCACCGCGAAGTTCGAGGAGGACGAGGGCCGTCGCCCGCGCATCCTCGTCGCCAAGATGGGCCAGGACGGCCACGACCGCGGCCAGAAGGTCGTCGTCTCGGCCTTCGCCGACCTCGGCTTCAACGTCGACGTGGGCCCGCTCTTCTCCACCCCGGAGGAGGTCGCGCAGCAGGCGGTCGACGCGGACGTCCACATCGTCGGCGTCTCGTCGCTGGCCGCCGGTCACCTGACCCTGCTGCCCGCGCTCAAGCAGGCGCTGAAGGACCAGGGCCGCGAGGACATCATGGTCGTCATCGGTGGCGTCATCCCGCCCGACGACGTCCCGACGCTGAAGGAGATGGGCGCTGCGGCGGTCTTCCTCCCCGGCACGGTCATCGCGGAGTCGGCACTCGACATCCTCGGCCAGCTCTCGGAGCAGCTCGGTCACTGA
- a CDS encoding glycosyltransferase: MRIAVSAEAFYPATDADTRTVKALVDHLVDAGHDVLVLAPAPGLADYRGCTVARITLREGRGVQVREALVGFGADALVAVSPTKVGRKALKHARKLGVRTLVLQASPVSTVDAEVWSRTVAPRADRLVVTAGWMVDRCAALGASSAVHWQPGVDARGFTPAVRDDYLHGSFARARAKGGPRVVVGHAGALKRRHGVRRLVDVARVPGGRLVVIGEGAQKAWLAAQVDDARLTGHLSDTELAVALASLDVLVQPSEVETCAHLLRAGMASGLAVVAPAAGAAAEIVRHGETGLLYDPADPAALRRSVARLVAEADLRERLGHAAREDALTRDWTSALTELVEAHLAPCVAAAGTAA, encoded by the coding sequence ATGAGGATCGCTGTCTCCGCCGAGGCCTTCTACCCGGCGACCGATGCCGACACCCGCACCGTCAAGGCGCTGGTGGACCACCTCGTCGACGCCGGCCACGACGTCCTGGTGCTGGCCCCGGCCCCCGGGCTCGCCGACTACCGCGGCTGCACGGTCGCGCGGATCACCCTGCGCGAGGGGCGAGGCGTCCAGGTCCGTGAGGCCCTGGTCGGCTTCGGCGCAGACGCGCTGGTCGCGGTCTCCCCCACCAAGGTGGGACGCAAGGCGCTCAAGCACGCCCGCAAGCTCGGCGTACGCACGCTGGTGCTGCAGGCCTCCCCCGTCAGCACCGTCGACGCCGAGGTCTGGAGCCGCACCGTCGCGCCCCGTGCCGACCGCCTCGTCGTCACGGCCGGATGGATGGTCGACCGGTGCGCCGCGCTCGGCGCCTCGTCCGCCGTCCACTGGCAGCCCGGCGTCGACGCGCGCGGGTTCACGCCCGCCGTGCGCGACGACTACCTGCACGGCTCCTTCGCCCGTGCACGCGCCAAGGGCGGGCCGCGTGTCGTGGTCGGGCACGCGGGCGCGCTCAAGCGCAGGCACGGCGTACGCCGTCTGGTCGACGTCGCCCGTGTGCCGGGTGGACGCCTCGTGGTCATCGGCGAGGGCGCGCAGAAGGCCTGGCTGGCCGCGCAGGTCGATGACGCCCGGCTGACCGGCCACCTCTCCGACACCGAGCTCGCGGTCGCCCTGGCCAGCCTGGACGTGCTCGTCCAGCCGAGCGAGGTCGAGACCTGTGCCCACCTGCTGCGTGCCGGGATGGCCAGCGGGCTGGCGGTCGTCGCCCCCGCGGCGGGTGCCGCCGCCGAGATCGTCCGGCACGGCGAGACCGGCCTCCTCTACGACCCCGCGGACCCGGCGGCCCTTCGCCGCTCCGTCGCGCGCCTCGTCGCGGAGGCCGACCTCCGCGAACGGCTCGGGCACGCAGCGCGCGAGGACGCGCTCACCCGGGACTGGACGTCGGCCCTCACCGAGCTGGTCGAGGCCCACCTCGCACCCTGTGTGGCCGCGGCCGGGACGGCCGCCTGA
- a CDS encoding phage tail protein: MPHVIDFVNVSMEGLESSPVAEALAGLRANEARYFANKYKVEYATVPADQAADLVAWLERILKEERGLEIASPVLEVADVVVEDEKAGTIKWPEFYFESGLVINVLWTVAEGGKRAVGFKLSQGMEVPEELAAAGFKFARQKSKLAGEIRGSFFVIKGDY, from the coding sequence ATGCCGCACGTCATCGACTTCGTCAACGTCTCGATGGAGGGTCTCGAGTCGAGCCCTGTGGCGGAGGCACTCGCCGGCCTGCGGGCCAACGAGGCGCGCTACTTCGCGAACAAGTACAAGGTCGAGTACGCCACCGTCCCGGCGGACCAGGCTGCCGACCTGGTGGCCTGGCTGGAGCGCATCCTGAAGGAGGAGCGCGGTCTCGAGATCGCCTCGCCGGTGCTCGAGGTGGCCGACGTCGTGGTCGAGGACGAGAAGGCCGGCACGATCAAGTGGCCGGAGTTCTACTTCGAGTCGGGCCTGGTCATCAACGTGCTGTGGACCGTGGCCGAGGGCGGCAAGCGCGCGGTCGGCTTCAAGCTGTCTCAGGGGATGGAGGTGCCCGAGGAGCTCGCGGCGGCAGGCTTCAAGTTCGCGCGCCAGAAGTCGAAGCTCGCCGGGGAGATCCGCGGCTCGTTCTTCGTCATCAAGGGCGACTACTGA
- a CDS encoding succinate dehydrogenase cytochrome b subunit, translating into MATPTLVSGSKSTRSTIALKMLMAVSGLIFIGFLLAHMYGNLKVFAGHDAFNTYAEHLRTIGEPMLPHAGLLWILRVGLIAALVVHVFSAIALTRRAHHARTTKYVVKKNKGSSLSSRTMRWGGLAIFLFLIWHLLNFTIVKINPSNGTTGGHDPYALAVDSFGVWWITVIYLLALVAVGFHLHHGVWSACQTLGFTNAASSRNRAKDAGLVVAIVIAGGFALVPLSVLFGIVK; encoded by the coding sequence GTGGCAACCCCGACTCTCGTAAGTGGCAGCAAGTCGACCCGGTCGACCATTGCGCTCAAGATGCTCATGGCAGTGAGTGGCCTGATCTTCATCGGCTTCCTCCTCGCCCACATGTACGGCAACCTCAAGGTCTTCGCAGGCCACGACGCGTTCAACACGTACGCGGAGCACCTGCGGACCATCGGTGAGCCGATGCTCCCGCACGCCGGACTGCTCTGGATCCTCCGCGTCGGCCTCATCGCCGCGCTCGTGGTCCACGTGTTCTCCGCGATCGCACTGACCCGTCGCGCGCACCACGCGCGGACGACGAAGTACGTCGTGAAGAAGAACAAGGGCAGCTCCCTCTCCTCGCGCACGATGCGCTGGGGCGGCCTGGCCATCTTCCTGTTCCTCATCTGGCACCTGCTCAACTTCACCATCGTGAAGATCAACCCGAGCAACGGCACGACCGGCGGCCACGACCCCTACGCGCTCGCCGTCGACTCGTTCGGCGTCTGGTGGATCACCGTGATCTACCTGCTCGCGCTGGTCGCCGTCGGCTTCCACCTGCACCACGGTGTCTGGAGCGCCTGCCAGACGCTGGGCTTCACCAACGCCGCGAGCTCGCGCAACCGCGCGAAGGACGCCGGCCTCGTGGTGGCGATCGTCATCGCGGGTGGTTTCGCCCTCGTCCCGCTGTCCGTCCTCTTCGGCATCGTCAAGTAA
- a CDS encoding class I SAM-dependent methyltransferase, whose protein sequence is MGHVDEEMHRDRGRAESFGAAAAEYERYRPSYPPELVADLLARRPRRVLDVGAGTGKASRLLAGEGRTVLGVEPDPAMAAVARSLGVDVEVDALEGWDPQGRTFDLVVSGQAWHWVDPGAGAAKVAEVLVPGGIFVPFWNHTLPHPLHEVVEELQARLAPGRDFGVVDVVATERPYAAGLEESGRFATVATRRYAWTETLSAADWVGRLATRSDYLRLPVETRQELLAAIEERVAADEPLVLPFGTYAIFATTPS, encoded by the coding sequence GTGGGCCACGTCGACGAGGAGATGCACAGGGACCGCGGTCGTGCCGAGTCGTTCGGTGCCGCTGCTGCGGAGTACGAGCGGTACCGGCCGTCGTACCCGCCGGAGCTGGTCGCGGACCTGCTCGCGCGTCGTCCCCGGCGCGTGCTCGACGTCGGCGCGGGCACCGGCAAGGCGAGCCGGCTGCTGGCCGGCGAGGGACGCACGGTGCTGGGGGTCGAGCCGGACCCGGCGATGGCGGCGGTGGCACGCTCGCTGGGCGTGGACGTCGAGGTCGACGCGCTCGAGGGATGGGACCCGCAGGGGAGGACGTTCGACCTGGTCGTCAGCGGCCAGGCCTGGCACTGGGTGGACCCGGGTGCCGGCGCGGCGAAGGTGGCCGAGGTGCTGGTGCCCGGTGGTATCTTCGTGCCCTTCTGGAACCACACCCTGCCGCATCCGCTCCACGAGGTGGTCGAGGAGCTGCAGGCACGCCTGGCGCCGGGACGCGACTTCGGGGTGGTCGACGTGGTCGCGACCGAGCGACCGTACGCCGCCGGCCTCGAGGAGTCCGGCCGGTTCGCGACCGTCGCCACGCGGCGGTACGCGTGGACCGAGACGCTGAGCGCGGCCGACTGGGTCGGACGGCTGGCGACGCGCAGCGACTACCTGCGCCTTCCGGTGGAGACGCGGCAGGAGCTGCTCGCCGCGATCGAGGAGCGGGTCGCCGCCGACGAGCCCCTCGTCCTGCCCTTCGGGACCTACGCGATCTTCGCCACGACGCCCTCCTGA